A window of Aromatoleum bremense genomic DNA:
GCGCTGCGTGCCCTGATTGCCGCGCGGAATCTCGCGGCGGCAGTCGAGGTCGTGCCGAATCCGGCCGACGCCGAGCTGGCGGCGCTGATCGGACGCGCGAGCTACTTCATCTGCCTGTCGCGCCACGAGGGCTTCGGGCTGGCCGCACTCGAGGCGATGAGTGCCGGGCTGGTGCCGGTTCTGAGCGACATTCCGCCGTTCCGCTCGCTCGTCGAGCGCTCGCAGGTCGGCGTGGTCGTCGAAAGCGGCAGGGAGGACGACGCTGTCGCGTCGCTGAACCGGGAACATCGCTTGCCCCGCGAGCGCCAGTGCAGACGGCGCGAGCGGGCGATCGCGTTCGCCGAGCCGTACGACTGGCGGCATGTGGCGGGCTGCTACCTGCGCGTCTATCGAGAAGTGGAGAGGGCGACATGAGCATACGGCGGCTGCGAAGGGTTGCAATCGCAGGAGGTTTTCTTGCGGCGTCCACCTCGTGGGCGGGGTGCGTGGATGTCAGCCCCCTGACCGGCGTCAATATGGCCGGCGCGGAATTCAACTCGAAGCGCCTCCCCGGCACGATGTACAAGGACTACGTCTATCCCACGGCGCAGGATCTGGGCTATTTCGCATCGAAAGGCGCGACCGTGATCCGGCTGCCGTTTCGCTGGGAACGGGCCCAGCCCAGCCTCATGGAAGCACTCGATGCGGCGCAGATGAGCGCGATCGCGAAAGTCGTCGCCGCTGCGGCCCCGCTCGGCCTGTGCGTGATTCTCGATGCGCATAATTACGGCACGTATCACGGCAAGACGATCGGGTCCGCGGAAGTGCCCACGGCGGCGTTCTTCGATTTCTGGACCAGGATGGCCCAGCGCTTTCCCGATGCCTCGCAGGTCGCGTTCGGCCTGATGAACGAGCCGAAAGCATTGCCGATCCCGCAGTGGGCGGAGGTCGCGCGAGGAACCGTCGCGGCGCTGCGCGAGGCCGGCGCGGACAACCTGATCCTGGTTGGGGGCGGGCGGTGGAGCGGCGTCCACGAGTGGTTCAAGCAGTTTTCCGGCGCCTCGAACGCGCAGGCGTTCGCCGACTTGCCGGACCCGCTCGGCCGCACGCTCATCGAAGTCCACCAGTACGCCAATCTCGGCTATTCCGGCACGACCACCGACTGCCTGCCGCCGTCGCATTTCGACCGGATGTTCGCGTCGATCTCGGACTGGGCCCGGGCGAACGGACACAAACTCTTCCTCGGCGAATTCGGAACGCCTGGCACTCCCGAGTGCCTCGCAACCCTCGATCGCCTGCTGGCGCTGGGGAGCAACCGCGACGTCTGGCGCGGCTGGGCCGTGTGGGCGGCCGGGCGCTGGTGGGGCAGCTATCCGTTGAGCATCCACCCGAAGGACGGCGTCGACGCGCCGCAGATGAGCGTCGTGTCGCCATACCTCGGAAAATGAGTAGTGGCGATGATGCTCGCCGTGACCGTCGGCCTCGCCACCGCCATCGCCGCGGTGGTCCACCTGCCGCCCCTCGGCCTGACCACCGCCGAACGCCATATCGGAGCACCGGCGCGGAACTGAAGAGGCCTGTATCCCCGTGAAAATTGCCTTTTTCACCGCCCGCTTTCCGGTCTTGTCCGAGACCTTCGTGATTCGTCAGGTCGCGGGGCTGAAGCGACTCGGCCATGACGTCAGCGTCATCACCGCCGAATGGGGCGACCCAGGGCTCGCGCACGCGGTCTATTGCAACAACGAGTTGGGCAAGCATGTGCGCGCGCTTCGAATGGTCCACGGGCTGCGCTGGCGGATGCTGACGCTTGCCCGCTTTCTCGTCGGGAGCCTTGTCAGCACGGCGGGGCTGCGCCGGCTCGGCGTCGCTCTGCGCGCCGCGCTGACCGGCAGCTCCGCGGCCCTGCTGGATATCGCCGCCCAGACTCCGCACGGTTCGATCGGCCATTTCGACGCCATCGTCGCGCACTTCGGACCAATGGGCGTGCGCGCGATGTATTTGCGCGAGGCCGGGCTCGTCGAAGGGCCGATCGCAACGATCTTCCACGGCCACGACATGAGCGACCGGAACACGGTCGCGCGCCACCTCGGCAATTACCGGCGGCTGTTCGCCGACACCGAACGCATGTTGCCGATCAGCGCCCTGTGGGGACACCAACTGCAGAAGTGGGACTGCCCGCCGTCCCGCATCAAGGTGCTGCGCATGGGCGTCGATGTCGATGCGCTGCCCGCGCTGCCGCCCGAGCGCCCGCTCGGACGCCCGCTGCGCGTGCTCAGCGTCGCACGCTTCACCGAAAAGAAAGGGCTCGACTACGCCATTCGCGGGGTCATCGGCGCACGGGCCGATGTTCGCCTCGAGATCATCGGCGGCGGCCCGCTGGCAGCCGAATTGCGCGCGCTCGCCGCGCCGGCCGGCGAGCGCGTCGGTTTTCTCGGCGAGCAGCCGCAGCAGGCGGTGTTCGCCGCGCTCGCGCGCGCCGACGTCTTTCTGCTGCCGTCAGTGACCGCTGCCGACGGGGATATGGAGGGCATTCCGGTCGCGCTGATGGAAGCGATGGCGAGCGGAACGCTCGTACTGACGACGCGGCACAGCGCCATCCCCGAGCTCGTCGAGCATGGGGTCTCCGGTCTGCTCGTCGACGAGCGCGACGCCGGAGCGATCAGCACGTGGGTCGAGCGCATCGCTGCAGGAGCCGTCGATGCCGTCGCGATGCGCACTGCGGCGCGGTGCAAGGTCGTGCGCGAATTCAACAATGCCCTGCTCGATAAGGAGCTCGCGCGACACTGTGCCGAACTCGGCTGCGTGTCCGCGAAGCCCGATGATCAATGCGTGGCGGCCAAGGTATGAAGGAGTCCGGCATGAATCGAGACCTGCAGGATGCAATGCGCGGCCCGGAAAGCTTCCTCGTCCTCTCCGCGCACGACTACCGCTCGCCGCGCAAGGCGAACATTCACTTCATCACCGAGCAGCTCGCCAAGCGCGGACCGACGCGTTTCTTTTCGCTGCGTTACAGCCTGCTGTCGCGCTACACGGCAGATCAGCGCCTGCTGATCGACGGGTGCGCGAACCGCGTCGAACGGCATCGCGGCGTCGATTG
This region includes:
- a CDS encoding glycoside hydrolase family 5 protein produces the protein MDVSPLTGVNMAGAEFNSKRLPGTMYKDYVYPTAQDLGYFASKGATVIRLPFRWERAQPSLMEALDAAQMSAIAKVVAAAAPLGLCVILDAHNYGTYHGKTIGSAEVPTAAFFDFWTRMAQRFPDASQVAFGLMNEPKALPIPQWAEVARGTVAALREAGADNLILVGGGRWSGVHEWFKQFSGASNAQAFADLPDPLGRTLIEVHQYANLGYSGTTTDCLPPSHFDRMFASISDWARANGHKLFLGEFGTPGTPECLATLDRLLALGSNRDVWRGWAVWAAGRWWGSYPLSIHPKDGVDAPQMSVVSPYLGK
- a CDS encoding glycosyltransferase — translated: MKIAFFTARFPVLSETFVIRQVAGLKRLGHDVSVITAEWGDPGLAHAVYCNNELGKHVRALRMVHGLRWRMLTLARFLVGSLVSTAGLRRLGVALRAALTGSSAALLDIAAQTPHGSIGHFDAIVAHFGPMGVRAMYLREAGLVEGPIATIFHGHDMSDRNTVARHLGNYRRLFADTERMLPISALWGHQLQKWDCPPSRIKVLRMGVDVDALPALPPERPLGRPLRVLSVARFTEKKGLDYAIRGVIGARADVRLEIIGGGPLAAELRALAAPAGERVGFLGEQPQQAVFAALARADVFLLPSVTAADGDMEGIPVALMEAMASGTLVLTTRHSAIPELVEHGVSGLLVDERDAGAISTWVERIAAGAVDAVAMRTAARCKVVREFNNALLDKELARHCAELGCVSAKPDDQCVAAKV